Proteins from one Pleuronectes platessa chromosome 16, fPlePla1.1, whole genome shotgun sequence genomic window:
- the LOC128459077 gene encoding transcription factor Sox-8, whose amino-acid sequence MLKMTEEHDKCGSDQPCSPSGTNSSMSQDESDSDAPFSPTGSDGQGSLLAGLGKKLDSEDDDRFPACIRDAVSQVLKGYDWSLVPMPVRGNGSLKSKPHVKRPMNAFMVWAQAARRKLADQYPHLHNAELSKTLGKLWRLLSESEKRPFVDEAERLRVQHKKDHPDYKYQPRRRKNVKPGQSDSDSGAELAHHMYKAEPGMGGLAGMTDGHHPPEHAGQPHGPPTPPTTPKTDLHHGLKQDLKHEGRRHVDSSRQNIDFSNVDISELSTDVISNMETFDVHEFDQYLLLNGHTSGSSGLPADHSHGQAPAPGSSYTSSYSHAGANGSAWSRKSAMSSSSTTSEVGQHRLHIKTEQLSPSHYSEHSHGSPSHAEYGSYSSQACVTSAASAASAAASFSSSQCDYTDLQSSNYYNPYSGYPSSLYQYPYFHSSRRPYGSPILNSLTMAPAHSPTASSWDQPVYTTLSRP is encoded by the exons ATGTTAAAAATGACGGAGGAGCATGACAAGTGTGGGAGCGACCAGCCCTGCAGTCCGTCAGGCACCAACAGCTCCATGTCTCAGGACGAGTCCGACTCCGACGCGCCGTTCTCCCCGACGGGATCCGACGGCCAGGGGTCCCTGCTCGCCGGACTGGGCAAGAAGCTGGACTCCGAGGATGACGACCGGTTTCCGGCGTGCATACGGGACGCGGTTTCTCAGGTGCTCAAGGGATACGACTGGTCCCTGGTGCCGATGCCCGTGCGAGGGAACGGATCTCTGAAGAGCAAGCCCCACGTCAAGAGACCCATGAACGCGTTCATGGTTTGGGCGCAGGCGGCCCGCAGGAAGCTGGCGGACCAGTACCCGCACCTGCACAACGCCGAGCTCAGCAAGACGCTGGGGAAACTGTGGCG cTTGCTCTCAGAGAGTGAAAAGAGGCCGTTTGTAGACGAGGCAGAGAGGCTCCGGGTTCAGCACAAGAAAGATCATCCAGACTACAAGTACCAGCCTCGGAGACGGAAGAATGTGAAACCGGGCCAGAGCGACTCGGACTCAGGAGCAGAGCTGGCACATCACATGTACAAAGCTGAACCGGGGATGGGAGGACTGGCAGGGATGACCGACGGGCACCACCCCCCTGAGCATGCAG GGCAGCCCCACGGTCCCCCAACACCGCCCACTACTCCCAAGACAGATCTGCACCACGGGCTGAAGCAGGATCTGAAGCACGAGGGCCGACGCCATGTCGACAGCAGCAGGCAAAACATCGACTTCAGCAACGTGGACATCTCTGAGCTCAGCACCGACGTCATCAGCAACATGGAGACCTTCGACGTGCACGAGTTCGACCAGTACCTCCTGCTCAACGGCCACACCTCGGGCTCCTCCGGCCTGCCCGCAGACCACAGCCACGGGCAGGCCCCGGCACCCGGCAGCTCTTACACTTCCTCATACAGCCACGCAGGCGCCAACGGGTCCGCGTGGAGCCGCAAGAGCgccatgtcctcctcctccaccaccagcgAGGTGGGCCAGCACCGACTCCATATTAAAACGGAGCAACTGAGCCCCAGCCACTACAGCGAGCACTCCCACGGGTCCCCCTCACACGCCGAGTACGGCTCCTACAGCAGCCAGGCCTGTGTCACTTCAGCCGCGTCAGCTGCCTCGGCCGCGGCCTCTTTCTCCAGCTCCCAGTGTGACTATACCGACCTCCAGAGCTCCAACTATTACAACCCTTACTCCGGCTACCCCTCCAGCCTCTACCAGTACCCGTACTTCCACTCCTCCAGGCGGCCCTACGGCAGCCCCATCCTCAACAGTCTGACCATGGCTCCCGCCCACAGCCCCACCGCCTCCAGCTGGGACCAGCCCGTCTACACCACGCTGTCGCGGCCTTAA